Proteins encoded by one window of Ralstonia sp. RRA:
- a CDS encoding response regulator encodes MADDNLPHVLVVDDDPAIRELLTGYLGENDIRVTATSSGKEMNVALEMFAIDLVILDLRMPGEDGVQIARALREQSNLPIMIVSGKRDEADRVMALELGADDYLTKPFSSRELLARVRALLRRASAMAPSVGRTTDARAYRFAGWELNIGTRKLTDPAGTAVELTNGEFCLLNAFLAAPGHVLSRDQLLESSRLYDDVYDRSIDVQILRLRRKIEPDPAHPSVIRTIRGAGYVFSVSVDKLTGAAIRTTAKELG; translated from the coding sequence ATGGCGGACGACAATCTTCCTCATGTGCTGGTCGTCGATGACGATCCCGCGATCCGCGAACTGCTTACCGGATACCTTGGCGAAAACGACATCCGGGTCACTGCTACATCCAGCGGAAAAGAGATGAATGTGGCGCTCGAGATGTTCGCCATTGACCTCGTGATTCTGGATCTGCGCATGCCTGGCGAGGATGGCGTGCAGATTGCGCGCGCACTGCGTGAGCAGTCAAACCTTCCCATCATGATCGTCTCGGGCAAACGCGATGAAGCCGACCGCGTGATGGCCCTCGAACTGGGTGCGGACGACTATCTGACCAAGCCGTTCAGTTCTCGTGAGCTGCTGGCACGTGTGCGTGCGCTGCTCAGACGCGCCAGTGCGATGGCGCCGTCGGTCGGAAGAACCACCGATGCGAGGGCCTATCGGTTTGCAGGGTGGGAACTCAATATCGGCACCCGAAAGCTGACCGATCCGGCAGGTACCGCTGTCGAGCTGACCAACGGCGAGTTCTGCCTGCTGAACGCGTTTCTCGCTGCGCCGGGGCATGTGCTGTCCCGAGACCAGCTTCTGGAATCGAGCCGGCTCTACGATGACGTTTATGACCGTTCGATCGACGTCCAGATTTTGCGTTTGCGGCGAAAGATCGAGCCCGACCCCGCGCATCCCTCGGTCATCCGCACGATCCGCGGTGCAGGCTACGTGTTTAGTGTTTCCGTAGACAAGTTGACAGGAGCTGCCATCCGAACGACGGCCAAGGAACTGGGTTGA
- a CDS encoding LysR family transcriptional regulator, producing the protein MALPPLNTLRVFEAAARHGSFVRAAQELHVTHGAVSRQIRQLEESLGVDLFERRNRAVFLTPAGEQLRLAAVDAFSILTESLDRIARRATSSALVVSCEPTLAMRWLIPRLSRFQVRHPSIQVHLFAAGGPIDFARTGVDVALRRNDFAWPAHVHAEPICEEWIGPVHAPHADAAARKRLLHTATRPDAWQTWWRISGMQRPRGRLPEARYEHFYLSLQAALAGQGTAIASKLMAGDDLKDGRLVAPDGFRRDGSAYCLLSSVPITPDSPAAAWLAWLREETAASLSD; encoded by the coding sequence ATGGCACTTCCACCGCTCAATACCTTGCGTGTGTTCGAAGCCGCAGCGCGACACGGCAGCTTTGTGCGCGCCGCGCAGGAATTGCACGTAACACATGGCGCCGTCAGCCGACAGATACGGCAATTGGAGGAATCGCTGGGGGTTGACTTGTTCGAGCGACGCAACCGGGCCGTTTTCCTGACGCCTGCGGGAGAGCAACTGCGCTTGGCGGCAGTCGATGCGTTCTCCATCCTCACAGAAAGCCTTGACCGGATTGCACGCCGCGCAACGTCTTCCGCGCTGGTGGTTTCGTGCGAACCGACGCTGGCGATGCGGTGGTTGATTCCGCGCCTGTCACGCTTTCAGGTGCGGCATCCATCCATCCAGGTGCACTTGTTCGCGGCGGGTGGTCCGATCGATTTCGCGCGCACGGGTGTCGACGTTGCCCTGCGCCGCAATGACTTTGCATGGCCAGCACACGTGCACGCCGAGCCCATCTGCGAGGAATGGATTGGCCCCGTGCATGCGCCGCATGCCGATGCCGCCGCGCGCAAACGTCTGTTGCACACCGCCACGCGCCCTGACGCTTGGCAGACGTGGTGGCGCATCAGCGGCATGCAGCGCCCGCGCGGGCGGTTGCCCGAGGCGCGCTATGAACACTTCTATTTGAGCTTGCAGGCCGCGTTGGCCGGGCAAGGCACCGCTATCGCGTCAAAGCTGATGGCGGGTGACGACCTGAAAGATGGGCGACTGGTGGCGCCGGACGGCTTCCGGCGTGATGGGTCTGCGTACTGCCTGCTGTCGAGCGTGCCGATTACGCCCGACAGCCCGGCTGCTGCATGGCTCGCCTGGCTGCGTGAAGAGACTGCCGCCTCGTTGTCAGACTGA
- a CDS encoding LysE family transporter, producing the protein MAELFAVAVITILAVISPGADFAMVTRNSLLYGRRAGVLCALGIALGVQVHVFYTMFGVGLLIAHAPALLHGIKLVGAAYLVWIGWKTLSAKPMSVGRTADDGTGSHTLSAGAALRMGFLTNALNPKTTLFVVSTYTQVVHPGTPLAAQFGYGLFMSVAHAAWFALVATVFASGALRRSLLARQQMVDRVIGMILIGLGLALGFARLA; encoded by the coding sequence ATGGCCGAACTCTTTGCCGTTGCCGTCATCACCATCTTGGCCGTCATCAGCCCCGGGGCGGATTTCGCCATGGTCACGCGCAACAGCCTGCTCTATGGCCGGCGTGCTGGCGTGCTTTGCGCACTGGGCATTGCGCTGGGCGTGCAGGTACACGTGTTCTACACGATGTTCGGCGTGGGTCTGCTGATTGCGCATGCGCCGGCGCTCTTGCATGGCATCAAGCTGGTCGGCGCGGCGTATCTGGTGTGGATCGGTTGGAAGACGTTGTCGGCCAAACCGATGTCCGTGGGCAGGACAGCGGATGACGGCACGGGCAGCCACACGCTGTCGGCCGGCGCGGCGCTGCGCATGGGTTTTCTCACGAATGCGCTCAACCCGAAGACGACGCTGTTTGTCGTCAGTACGTACACGCAGGTTGTTCACCCCGGCACACCGCTGGCGGCACAGTTCGGCTACGGGCTCTTCATGTCGGTTGCGCACGCGGCGTGGTTTGCATTGGTGGCAACGGTCTTTGCGTCGGGCGCGTTGCGGCGCTCGCTGCTGGCACGGCAGCAGATGGTTGATCGCGTGATCGGCATGATCCTGATCGGGCTAGGCTTGGCACTGGGGTTCGCTCGGCTGGCGTAG
- a CDS encoding DUF2946 family protein gives MPRLHLAGGRAVAWVLLWAYLLATAWMPLAHAARAHAEQLPVVLCSAHGTGVMIIPLSDPGERKRVEQSMSAPACCGACVVMADIAPTLDIDTPNAPALLGSVSATDILTPHLATPAPQRRARGPPLG, from the coding sequence GTGCCCCGCCTGCATCTTGCCGGTGGGCGTGCGGTTGCGTGGGTACTGCTGTGGGCTTACCTGCTGGCCACCGCATGGATGCCGCTGGCGCATGCCGCACGCGCGCATGCCGAGCAATTGCCCGTGGTGCTGTGCTCCGCGCACGGCACGGGCGTGATGATCATCCCGCTGTCCGATCCGGGTGAGCGCAAGCGCGTCGAACAATCCATGTCGGCGCCGGCGTGCTGCGGCGCGTGCGTCGTCATGGCAGACATCGCGCCCACGCTCGATATCGATACGCCCAACGCGCCGGCCTTGCTGGGCAGTGTCAGCGCAACGGACATCCTCACACCTCACCTTGCCACTCCTGCGCCGCAACGGCGCGCCCGCGGCCCACCGCTGGGTTGA
- a CDS encoding TonB-dependent copper receptor, producing MKLDHPHSGRHAVALAVAALSSMSVAHAAEPTPPEIDLATTMVIAPPPSSPLTIVTDPKSPRQPLPASDGADYLKTIPGFTSIRSGGTNGDPVLRGMFGSRLNILTNGTSMLGACPNRMDAPTSYISPESYDKLTVIKGPQSVIYGPVGSAGTVLFERNTKRFTEPGTRFDGSVVGGSFGRNDQNADFTAGTQDAYARITANHAHQQDYKDGNGNTIPSQWDKWNVDAALGLTPDDHTRLELTAGTGDGYARYAGRGMDGAHFRRESVGLRFEKSHIGEVLQRVEAQVYYNDADHVMDNFTLRKPDPMSSMPMGMAADVGRRTVGGRVAATLRWADALQLVTGLDMQTSRLRSRSGTEMVSYSSQSWVPSASFFNTGAFGELTWFAAEHQRVIAGARIDQASARDDRTSISGMMGSRPNPTAGQDRSRTLPSGFVRYEHDMSGVPATLYAGVGHAERFPDYWELISTSMGPTGSVNAFSAIRPEKTTQLDMGAQYKSARFDAWVSAYAGVVNDFILFNYRPGMMGPKSQATNVDARIAGGEIGGTWHVSNAWRVDGALAYAWGRNGSTGQPLPQMPPLDLRLGVEYERGPWSAGGLWRVAAAQHRYALNQGNVVGQDFGPSAGFGVLSLHAGYAVSKTVRVAVGVDNVLNKAYTEHLNLAGDAGFGFPARTPIPEPGRTAWARMSIKM from the coding sequence ATGAAGCTGGATCACCCACACTCCGGCCGGCACGCTGTTGCCCTGGCGGTTGCCGCGCTGTCGTCCATGTCCGTCGCCCACGCGGCGGAGCCCACGCCACCTGAAATCGACCTGGCGACCACGATGGTGATTGCACCGCCGCCATCGTCGCCGCTGACCATCGTCACCGACCCGAAATCCCCACGCCAGCCGCTGCCCGCCAGCGACGGTGCGGACTACCTCAAGACCATCCCCGGCTTTACCTCCATCCGCAGCGGCGGCACCAACGGCGACCCTGTGCTGCGCGGCATGTTCGGCTCACGGCTGAACATCCTCACCAACGGCACGTCGATGCTGGGCGCGTGCCCCAACCGCATGGATGCGCCCACCTCGTATATCTCGCCCGAGAGCTACGACAAGCTGACCGTCATCAAAGGGCCGCAATCGGTGATCTACGGGCCGGTCGGCTCGGCAGGCACCGTGCTGTTCGAGCGCAATACCAAACGTTTTACCGAGCCCGGCACGCGCTTTGACGGCAGCGTGGTCGGCGGATCCTTCGGCCGCAATGACCAGAACGCCGATTTCACCGCCGGCACACAGGACGCGTACGCGCGCATCACCGCCAACCACGCGCACCAGCAGGACTACAAAGACGGCAACGGCAACACCATCCCCTCGCAGTGGGACAAGTGGAACGTCGACGCCGCGCTCGGCCTCACCCCTGACGACCACACACGCCTGGAGCTGACCGCCGGCACCGGTGACGGCTATGCGCGCTATGCCGGGCGCGGCATGGACGGCGCACACTTCCGCCGCGAGAGCGTGGGCCTGCGCTTCGAAAAATCGCACATCGGTGAAGTCCTGCAGCGCGTCGAAGCGCAGGTCTACTACAACGATGCCGACCACGTGATGGACAACTTCACGCTGCGCAAACCCGACCCGATGAGCAGCATGCCGATGGGCATGGCCGCCGACGTGGGCCGACGCACGGTCGGTGGGCGCGTGGCGGCCACACTGCGTTGGGCCGATGCGCTGCAGCTCGTCACCGGCCTGGACATGCAGACGAGCCGGTTGCGCTCACGCAGCGGCACAGAGATGGTGTCGTACAGCAGCCAATCGTGGGTGCCCAGCGCCAGCTTCTTCAACACCGGCGCCTTTGGAGAGCTAACCTGGTTTGCAGCCGAGCACCAGCGCGTGATTGCCGGCGCGCGCATCGACCAGGCCAGCGCCCGCGACGACCGTACATCGATCAGCGGCATGATGGGCAGCCGCCCCAACCCCACCGCGGGCCAAGACCGCTCACGCACACTGCCCAGCGGCTTCGTACGCTACGAGCACGACATGTCCGGCGTGCCCGCGACGCTGTACGCTGGCGTTGGTCATGCGGAGCGCTTTCCGGATTACTGGGAGCTGATCTCGACGAGCATGGGCCCCACGGGCTCCGTCAACGCGTTCTCCGCCATTCGGCCAGAGAAGACCACGCAGCTCGATATGGGCGCGCAGTACAAGAGCGCGCGGTTTGATGCGTGGGTGTCGGCGTATGCGGGTGTGGTCAACGACTTCATCCTCTTCAACTACCGCCCCGGCATGATGGGGCCGAAGTCACAAGCCACCAACGTAGATGCTCGCATTGCCGGCGGCGAGATCGGCGGAACATGGCACGTGAGCAATGCATGGCGCGTCGACGGTGCGCTCGCGTATGCATGGGGACGCAACGGCAGCACCGGCCAGCCGCTGCCGCAGATGCCACCGCTGGATCTGCGCCTGGGCGTCGAGTATGAGCGCGGGCCATGGTCGGCTGGTGGCCTGTGGCGCGTGGCAGCGGCACAGCACCGTTACGCGTTGAACCAGGGCAACGTGGTCGGCCAGGACTTCGGGCCCAGCGCTGGCTTTGGTGTGCTGTCGCTGCATGCAGGCTATGCCGTCAGCAAGACCGTGCGCGTGGCGGTGGGCGTCGACAACGTGCTGAACAAGGCTTACACCGAGCACCTGAACCTGGCCGGCGATGCAGGTTTCGGCTTTCCGGCACGCACGCCCATCCCCGAACCAGGGCGCACCGCGTGGGCACGCATGAGCATCAAGATGTAG
- a CDS encoding HdeD family acid-resistance protein — protein MLHTLSKLWWVLALRGLCALAIGVGAFMVPAATLAALVLVFGVYALVEGGLLLATSFGGQHRSHDRWPTLLQGLLGVAVGVLTLFNPAITALGLLLYIAAWLLAQGVLQIVVAVRLREELHGEWWLILGGIASVLLAGILLWRPEAGVLAVLWWIGAWAIVWGIALIFAALRVRKWGRSGSARAFA, from the coding sequence ATGCTGCATACGCTTTCCAAGTTGTGGTGGGTGCTCGCGTTGCGCGGGCTGTGTGCGTTGGCCATCGGTGTTGGCGCGTTCATGGTGCCGGCGGCAACGCTGGCTGCGCTGGTTCTGGTATTTGGGGTCTACGCGCTGGTAGAGGGCGGCCTGCTGCTGGCAACGTCCTTTGGCGGCCAGCACCGCAGCCACGATCGCTGGCCCACCCTGCTGCAAGGGTTGCTGGGCGTGGCGGTGGGTGTGCTGACGCTGTTCAATCCGGCCATCACTGCGCTGGGGCTGCTGCTGTACATCGCCGCGTGGCTGCTCGCGCAGGGCGTGCTGCAGATCGTGGTGGCCGTGCGCCTGCGTGAAGAACTGCACGGCGAATGGTGGTTGATCCTTGGCGGCATCGCCAGCGTGCTGTTGGCGGGCATCCTGCTGTGGCGCCCCGAGGCGGGTGTGCTGGCCGTACTGTGGTGGATTGGCGCGTGGGCCATCGTGTGGGGCATCGCACTGATCTTTGCGGCGCTGCGTGTGCGCAAGTGGGGCCGCAGCGGCTCAGCACGCGCCTTCGCTTAG
- a CDS encoding phosphoribosyltransferase family protein codes for MRAPFCDRFRDRADAGRQLAAALATLDLPAPRIVLALPRGGVPVGYAIARALNATLGVLLVRKLGAPWQPELALGALADCGAGLPPHIEWNTELLDAIGPSQAYLDEVTAQELAELERRRTRYGVVPLPLAGATVIVTDDGIATGATMRAALAAVRRAKPGRLVLAVPTAPETTWHTLRAEVDDGRCLIAPPDFSFQAVGQYYGNFDQTEDSEVIALLADVAQRNPH; via the coding sequence ATGCGCGCGCCTTTTTGTGATCGATTCCGTGATCGCGCAGATGCCGGCCGGCAACTCGCCGCTGCGCTCGCAACGCTTGATCTGCCCGCGCCGCGCATCGTGCTGGCACTGCCGCGCGGCGGTGTGCCGGTCGGCTATGCGATTGCGCGGGCGTTGAATGCAACGCTCGGCGTGCTGCTGGTGCGCAAGCTCGGTGCGCCGTGGCAACCGGAGCTGGCACTCGGCGCGCTGGCCGATTGCGGTGCGGGTCTACCGCCGCATATCGAGTGGAACACTGAACTACTCGACGCCATCGGGCCATCGCAGGCCTACCTCGACGAGGTGACGGCGCAAGAGCTGGCAGAACTGGAACGCCGACGCACACGCTACGGCGTCGTGCCTTTGCCGCTGGCCGGTGCAACAGTCATCGTCACGGACGACGGCATCGCAACGGGGGCGACGATGCGTGCAGCCCTGGCTGCGGTGCGCCGTGCCAAACCCGGGCGCCTCGTGCTGGCGGTTCCCACTGCGCCAGAGACCACGTGGCACACGCTGCGCGCTGAAGTGGATGACGGCCGGTGCCTCATCGCCCCGCCCGACTTCAGCTTCCAGGCCGTCGGGCAGTACTACGGCAATTTCGATCAGACCGAAGACAGTGAAGTGATTGCGCTGCTGGCAGACGTCGCGCAACGCAATCCTCATTGA
- a CDS encoding MFS transporter yields the protein MQTTANGTAADLANPAAPPAAQADKTGFGVIGAISFAHFLNDMMQSLILAIYPLLKGNFHLDFSQIGLITLVYQITASLLQPMVGLYTDKHPKPYSLSVGMGFTLVGLLLMSVAPNFGTLLLAAALVGTGSSIFHPESSRVARMASGGRHGLAQSLFQVGGNAGSAMGPLLAALIIMPYGQHSLAWFSIAALIAIFVLYHVGGWYKRERAAGHGRKAGGRAHAAVKLSGRQVAFAMTLLVVLLFSKYFYLASLNSYYTFYLITKFQLSAQTSQLFLFLFLFSVAVGTIVGGPIGDRVGRKVVIWVSILGVAPFTLMLPYANLFWTAVLTVIIGLVLASAFSAILVYAQELIPGKVGMVSGMFFGFAFGLGGIGAAVLGKLADATDIYNVYHLCSFLPLIGLLTVFLPDIERKQRLQTA from the coding sequence ATGCAAACCACCGCAAACGGCACGGCTGCTGACTTGGCCAACCCCGCGGCGCCCCCGGCCGCGCAGGCAGACAAGACCGGCTTTGGCGTGATCGGCGCCATCAGCTTCGCGCACTTCCTCAACGACATGATGCAGTCGTTGATCCTGGCGATCTATCCGCTGCTCAAGGGCAACTTCCATCTCGATTTTTCGCAGATCGGGCTGATCACGCTCGTGTATCAGATCACGGCGTCACTGCTGCAGCCGATGGTCGGGCTGTACACCGACAAGCATCCGAAGCCGTATTCGTTGTCGGTGGGCATGGGCTTTACGCTGGTGGGGCTGCTGCTGATGTCGGTGGCGCCCAACTTTGGCACGCTGCTGCTGGCGGCAGCGCTGGTGGGGACGGGCTCGTCGATCTTCCATCCGGAATCGTCGCGTGTGGCGCGCATGGCTTCGGGTGGCCGGCACGGTCTGGCGCAATCGCTGTTCCAGGTGGGCGGCAACGCGGGCAGCGCAATGGGTCCGCTGCTGGCGGCGCTCATCATCATGCCGTATGGCCAGCACAGCCTGGCGTGGTTCTCGATCGCGGCGCTCATCGCCATCTTCGTGCTCTATCACGTGGGTGGCTGGTACAAGCGTGAACGTGCCGCGGGCCATGGCCGAAAGGCGGGTGGTCGCGCGCATGCGGCGGTCAAGCTGTCGGGCCGTCAGGTGGCGTTTGCGATGACGCTGCTGGTCGTGCTGTTGTTCTCCAAGTACTTCTACCTTGCGAGCCTGAACAGCTACTACACGTTCTACCTGATCACCAAGTTCCAGCTGTCGGCGCAGACCTCGCAGCTGTTCCTGTTCCTCTTCCTGTTCTCGGTGGCGGTGGGCACGATTGTGGGCGGGCCGATTGGCGACCGCGTGGGCCGCAAGGTCGTGATCTGGGTGTCGATCCTGGGTGTGGCGCCGTTCACGCTGATGCTGCCGTACGCCAACCTGTTCTGGACGGCGGTGCTGACGGTGATCATCGGGCTGGTGCTGGCCTCGGCGTTCTCGGCCATCCTCGTGTATGCGCAGGAGCTGATTCCCGGCAAGGTGGGGATGGTGTCGGGCATGTTCTTCGGGTTTGCGTTCGGGCTGGGCGGGATCGGCGCTGCCGTGCTCGGCAAGCTGGCGGACGCCACCGACATCTACAACGTCTACCACCTCTGTTCGTTCCTGCCGCTCATCGGCCTGCTGACGGTGTTCCTGCCGGACATCGAGCGCAAGCAGCGTCTGCAGACCGCTTGA
- a CDS encoding AI-2E family transporter, whose protein sequence is MTMLPPPMHSRTIDTVSYVLVAAMIASVLWLHLLPAAIAGFLVHALARKLEVRLRERRTLSKSAKAIAVGGVFLIAALILAGLGIGIGRLVEHGHGLEGMLTRIADVLDNLRESLPAAVVDYVPQSVSELRVQLVQMLKEHGHQVSTIGIDGLRASALMLVGLILGAMVAWSDTPDPARHKPLAAALLNRLGRLTAAFEAVVFAQVKISALNTALAAIYLLGALPLFGQHVPYSKSLILLTFVAGLVPVAGNLISNTAIVLMSVTASLELAVASLVFLVVVHKLEYFVNARIIGSRIDARAWELILALIVMEALFGVGGVIAAPVLYAYMKRELTDAGLIG, encoded by the coding sequence ATGACGATGCTTCCTCCGCCCATGCATTCCCGCACCATTGATACCGTCAGCTATGTGCTGGTGGCCGCCATGATCGCGTCTGTGCTATGGCTGCATCTGCTGCCGGCCGCCATTGCCGGCTTTCTTGTCCATGCGCTCGCGCGCAAGCTGGAGGTGCGCCTGCGTGAGCGGCGCACGCTGTCCAAGAGCGCCAAGGCGATCGCGGTGGGCGGTGTGTTCCTGATCGCGGCACTGATTCTTGCCGGGCTTGGCATCGGGATCGGCCGCCTGGTCGAACACGGCCACGGGCTTGAGGGCATGCTCACGCGCATTGCCGATGTGCTCGACAACCTGCGCGAATCGCTGCCGGCGGCGGTGGTCGACTATGTGCCGCAGTCCGTGTCTGAGCTGCGTGTGCAGCTCGTACAGATGCTCAAGGAGCACGGGCACCAAGTGTCGACCATCGGTATCGACGGGTTGCGTGCCAGTGCGCTGATGCTGGTCGGGCTGATCCTGGGGGCGATGGTGGCGTGGTCCGATACGCCGGATCCGGCGCGTCACAAGCCGCTGGCTGCGGCCCTGCTGAACCGATTGGGGCGGCTGACGGCCGCGTTCGAGGCGGTGGTGTTCGCGCAGGTGAAGATCTCCGCGCTTAACACGGCGCTGGCGGCCATCTACCTGCTGGGGGCGCTGCCGTTGTTCGGGCAGCACGTGCCGTATTCCAAGTCGCTGATCCTGCTGACCTTCGTGGCCGGGCTGGTTCCGGTGGCAGGCAATCTGATCTCCAACACGGCCATCGTGCTGATGAGCGTGACGGCGTCGCTGGAGCTGGCGGTGGCGTCGCTCGTCTTCCTGGTGGTGGTGCACAAGCTGGAGTACTTCGTGAATGCGCGCATCATCGGCAGCCGCATCGATGCGCGTGCCTGGGAGCTGATTCTCGCGCTGATCGTGATGGAGGCGCTGTTCGGGGTGGGCGGTGTGATTGCCGCACCGGTGCTGTACGCCTACATGAAACGCGAACTGACGGATGCCGGGCTGATCGGCTGA
- a CDS encoding DUF1345 domain-containing protein gives MNPQDESFPIPRFASSRPRLLGAFALGIVVAVLMPTAHGWLTRALLGWDVAVWTYLVLVSVMMLKADPRRIRAVARREDERASAVLAVVCLGVVASMVAIAFELVTAKSAGHAQAWHYALTGVTVVGAWLMVPMMFTVHYAHLYYHKPNEPTLVFPDREIEPDYWDFLYFSFTIAVASQTADVAIRSRAMRRAVLGQSLLSFFFNTSILALSINIAAGLFS, from the coding sequence GTGAACCCGCAGGACGAGTCCTTTCCGATCCCCCGCTTCGCCTCATCGCGGCCGCGCCTGCTGGGTGCGTTCGCGCTGGGCATCGTTGTTGCTGTGCTGATGCCGACCGCGCACGGCTGGCTCACACGCGCGCTGCTCGGCTGGGACGTTGCCGTGTGGACGTATCTGGTGCTGGTCTCGGTGATGATGCTCAAGGCCGACCCGCGCCGTATCCGCGCGGTGGCCCGTCGTGAGGATGAGCGTGCCTCTGCGGTGCTGGCGGTGGTCTGCCTGGGCGTGGTCGCCAGCATGGTGGCGATTGCCTTTGAACTGGTGACGGCCAAGTCAGCGGGACACGCACAGGCGTGGCACTACGCGTTGACCGGCGTGACGGTGGTAGGTGCCTGGCTGATGGTGCCGATGATGTTTACCGTGCACTACGCGCATTTGTACTACCACAAGCCGAACGAGCCGACGCTGGTGTTTCCCGACCGGGAGATCGAGCCCGATTACTGGGATTTTCTCTACTTCTCCTTTACGATCGCGGTCGCTAGCCAGACGGCCGACGTCGCTATCCGCTCGCGCGCCATGCGGCGGGCGGTGCTCGGGCAGTCGCTGCTGTCGTTCTTCTTCAATACGAGCATCCTCGCGCTCTCCATCAACATCGCTGCCGGCCTGTTCTCATGA
- a CDS encoding DUF6726 family protein, with amino-acid sequence MKRFLLAVVLLGTALLSGCGVVAAPCRIASAGLKMVPLVGHVAAAPTDACADIID; translated from the coding sequence ATGAAACGCTTTCTGCTGGCCGTAGTCCTTCTTGGCACCGCACTCCTCTCTGGCTGCGGCGTGGTGGCAGCGCCTTGCCGGATCGCCTCGGCTGGGCTGAAGATGGTGCCGCTGGTGGGGCACGTGGCCGCAGCCCCCACCGATGCCTGTGCGGACATCATCGATTGA
- a CDS encoding GNAT family N-acetyltransferase, protein MSSASPIHASAALAISIRPATVADLPVIVAIYTQHVLFGSASFEIDPPDLTEMTRRFQALQDVGMPYIVAEADGQLLGYAYAGPHRARPAYRNTVEDSIYLDAAAQGRGVGTLLLQTLIAECQARGFKQMVAVVGGGYENPGSAKLHARCGFREVGVLEKVGYKFERWLDCLLMQRAL, encoded by the coding sequence ATGTCCTCCGCATCGCCCATTCACGCTTCCGCTGCCCTCGCCATCAGCATCCGCCCGGCCACGGTGGCTGACTTGCCGGTCATCGTCGCCATCTACACGCAGCACGTGCTGTTCGGTTCAGCCAGCTTTGAAATCGACCCGCCCGACCTGACCGAGATGACGCGACGCTTCCAGGCGCTGCAGGATGTTGGCATGCCCTACATCGTGGCCGAGGCCGACGGTCAACTGCTCGGCTACGCCTACGCTGGCCCACACCGCGCGCGGCCGGCGTATCGCAATACCGTGGAAGACTCGATCTACCTGGATGCGGCCGCGCAGGGGCGGGGTGTCGGTACGCTGTTGCTGCAGACGCTCATTGCGGAATGCCAGGCGCGCGGGTTCAAGCAGATGGTGGCCGTGGTGGGCGGCGGGTATGAGAACCCTGGGTCTGCCAAGCTGCACGCGCGCTGCGGGTTTCGCGAGGTGGGCGTGCTGGAGAAGGTGGGCTACAAGTTCGAGCGTTGGCTCGACTGCTTGCTCATGCAGCGAGCGTTGTAA
- a CDS encoding DedA family protein/thiosulfate sulfurtransferase GlpE — protein sequence MHDLFPLLAEYGALAVFLNVLLTQAGAPLPAVPTLLVGGALTMIGPLHFMELLPAAVSGALLGDALWYVAGRRYGRHVMALLCRVSLSPDSCVRRTRTQFERWGAPLLLISKFVPGLSTVSSALLGTMRTPFSVFAGYNLAGSALWAAIWLMLGRMAHDSIDQALRLLDQLGSRAIALIVVLAALYVAGRWLQRWRFRKMLEMVRISPDELHALIESGSAPVIIDVRSDSSRQLQPQRIPGAMLYDMSSKHNAIEIDGPDREVIIYCACPNEASAIMVARTLMGRGFKHVRPLHGGIDAWVERGYGVEHVISVSPDTLTAAEARA from the coding sequence ATGCACGACCTGTTTCCCCTCCTCGCTGAATACGGTGCACTTGCCGTGTTCCTGAACGTGTTGCTCACGCAGGCCGGTGCACCGCTGCCCGCGGTGCCAACACTGCTGGTGGGCGGCGCGCTCACCATGATCGGTCCCCTGCACTTCATGGAGCTGCTGCCCGCTGCCGTCTCCGGCGCGCTGCTGGGCGATGCCCTGTGGTACGTGGCCGGCAGGCGCTACGGCCGACACGTGATGGCGCTGCTGTGCCGCGTGTCGCTGTCGCCAGATTCCTGTGTGCGGCGCACGCGCACGCAGTTCGAGCGCTGGGGTGCGCCGCTGCTGTTGATCTCGAAGTTTGTACCGGGGCTGTCGACGGTGTCTTCCGCGCTGCTGGGCACGATGCGCACGCCATTCAGCGTATTCGCGGGGTACAACCTGGCCGGCTCAGCACTCTGGGCGGCAATCTGGCTGATGCTCGGGCGCATGGCGCATGACAGCATCGACCAGGCGCTGCGCTTGCTCGACCAGCTTGGCAGCCGCGCCATCGCGCTGATCGTGGTGCTGGCAGCGCTCTACGTGGCTGGGCGTTGGCTGCAGCGCTGGCGTTTTCGCAAGATGCTGGAGATGGTGCGCATCTCGCCCGACGAGTTGCACGCGCTGATCGAATCGGGCTCAGCGCCGGTCATCATCGATGTGCGCAGCGACAGCTCGCGGCAACTGCAGCCGCAGCGCATTCCGGGCGCGATGCTGTACGACATGTCGAGCAAGCACAACGCCATCGAGATCGACGGCCCCGACCGCGAAGTCATCATCTACTGCGCCTGCCCCAACGAAGCCTCCGCCATCATGGTGGCGCGCACGCTGATGGGCCGCGGCTTCAAGCACGTGCGCCCGCTGCACGGCGGCATCGATGCTTGGGTGGAACGCGGCTACGGCGTGGAGCACGTGATCTCCGTATCGCCGGACACACTCACCGCGGCCGAAGCGCGCGCCTGA